GCATCAACGAAACATGTGATCCATGCATGAACTCTTATTCCAGTACCACTGAGCTTACTCAGGATGGTTTTTAGTATACTTTGGTATGTTGGAGCTTCGATTCTATTTGTTTTCACGAATACATCGGTTATTCCATCTTTTATTAATTCATCAGCAGTTACCTTACTTACATCGTAAGTGCTGAGCCAGATTCCGTGGACATTATTATATGTTTCATCTCCTGCTGCCTCTGAACTTTGATTTGCTACTGAAACGTTGCTGTTAACACTATTGTTACTACTGTTTGTGCCTGAATTCGTGTTGTTATCTGTAGACTGATTCTTCTCTGCATCGCTAACTGCAGTCTCATTAATTAGAGTTTCTGCAGTTGTATTCTGAATTATAGTTGTATTCTGTAAGTCAGTTGTGTTTTCAGTTATATTGCTGGCATTCGTGATATTTTCTGCGATTTCCTGGTTTGCTGTGGTGGCATATATATAGCTTGTACTGGGTAGCACCATGCCAAAAAGCAATAGCACTACAAGCAACAAATGTCGCTTCATAAGTACTGCCCCCCAAATGATTCAGCAAATGTCAGATGAACACCTATGTGGTTCTGACAAGTAATATGATCTCTTTTTGAACATATAAATCTTTTGATTTAAAATTCCGAAAAACAAGAGCAAATATCTTCTTTAATGATTTAAAGCCATTAAAATGAGAATTGAAACGGGTGTTAAAGATTATTTTCACCCCTTTTAGGATATTGATATGAAAAAATATCTTCTTTTTAAGGTGCACCACTACAAAACATAACAATCTGAATTTTGAAATCCATTAAATTCTAGAGCTTATTAAAAAGGAATATGGAAATCGTTCAAAAAATTTTGAAATCCAAAAAAACGTTACTAAGGAATATTATTAAATTTCTGTTTATTTTAAGAAAATTGAATTTGAAACTTTTCAAGAAATAAAAAAAAATATTTTTTAAAAAATGAATAAAAAAAAGGTTTAAAAGTTCATATGAATAAAAGATGGGTTTTAGGTAACCATTTTCAAGATCTACGTTAAAACGTATTTTCCATAGGTCCTGTAGGTGTAGAGCCATTTAGTTTTCCATACCTTTTTCCATTTGTACTTGGTTACGTACTTACGAACCCATTTTCCGTGTCTTTTAACCCATTTCTTAACTTTGTATGCCTTTTTAACCCATGCCCGGTATTTTACTTTTTTGTATGCCACTCGAACCTTGTAGGTTACGTACTTTGCAATTCCGTATCTGAATACAACGTATCCTGAAGCACCGTAAGCCATTGCATAGGCTGCATCTGCACTCACTTCAGCTGCTGATAGAAGATGTAAGTTGCCATCACCCCTGTAATTCTGGAGTCCTGCAAGAACGGGTATTGAGTTGCCGTTTTTGTCATTTGCCAGATGTTTTATGTGGGCTATTTTACTGCCTATCCACTGGGTGTTGGTGTTGTAGTTTCCCTTGTAAGTCATTGGAACCAGAAAGTCAACGTAGTCTGCTAATTCATCGTAGCTTTGTCCGTAGTATTTTCCTGCGCCGTTGGATAGAATAACCTCATCTGGCATAACCGCTGCTGATAGGTATATCGATTTTCCAGAGAGGATGCTCCTTCTGACCTTGTACCAACCCTTGTACCAGTACTTCTTGTAGGGAACTGAAACCTTGGATGATTTAAGTCCCTGAGGGTCAACCCAGCCACCACTGGCATCTTTGAAACAGACTACCCATGCATGGACCTTTATGCCCCTAGTATGAGCATAGGGAAGAACCATACCAAGAACCTTGGTGTAGTAGTACGATGATGAAAATCGTGAAGATGAAACGAATACATCTGTAACCCCTGCATTTTTAAGGGCATCCCAGTTTGCTGCACTCATTCCCAGTGCAGTATCCCCACGTATCCAGTATCCACGAACAGTTAAATTTTTAGTTTCTGTTACAGATTGGTTGACTGCCTGAGTCTGGTTTGAGGTCGTGTTTTGAGTTAAATTTTGAGTGTCGTTAAGTTCATCTGCACTAACTGCACCAACACTCATAACTGCAAAACATAAGATTAGAAGGGCTGCGAGTATTAAACATTCTTTTTTATTAATTCTATTAATCATGTCGCCTCCTCTCTAAGAATGATTCAATTATTGGTTAACTTATTGAAAAATTTCCTAGATTAATTTTGGGTTTAAATCACTCATATATAAGTATTTTTAGGGCTAAAATAAAATAACATCACAAAGATAAACTCCTTTTCAGTTTAATAATCAAAGGGATGTTTTAAAAATGAATTTCCCCCAGTTCTGTGAATCAACCTGGGAACCAAGTTTTTGTTCAATTGTCGTAGCGCCAATATAAAAAAATAAACCCTTTTTAAAGGTTTTCCTGAAAATTCCGGCTTTAATCAATTGATCCCAAAACTTATATCTAAAAAAGTCAAGATAATGATATATATGGAGATAAAGAACATTGAAATGGCCATTGAAGTCCTTGAAAAATCCCCAGAATTTGCTGATCTTGTTCCGGAAGTGAGGAGCAACATAGTTATGGCAAAAGAAGGCGCAAAGGAAACCAAAGATGTTGCAGGTGTCCCCGGGCGTATCACAACAGTTAAAGGATGGCCTAAATCTTTTATGAAACCAGATTTTGGTGTTTCATCCCACATGGCCCGGCTTGTGCTGAGCATGATGAAACATGATCCCCAAAGGAGAAGTGCCCTTAACATCCGTTACAGTGAGGAAATAGTTGATATATGCAGAAAACTCGGTTTGAAGGTTTCTTCATACAACAGGCACCATGAACCTGAAGATGTGGTGAATTTTGAGGGAGGAACCATTCCATGGGGTGTTGAGGAGGCCATAGACAAACTTGGAGACATTCCAGATGTTGTTTACCACACTGGAGGGTGGGGAAAGGAACCCATGGTCTGTTTAACCGGTCCAGATGCCCTTGAAGTTGCTAAAACTGCAGTTTGCATTTCAAAACTTTACAGTGTAAGGGTCAAAAAGAGTAAAAATGAAACCCACACTAAATCCGAGAGAAATCTTTTAAAAAATTCTATGACTATTTCAGGCAGTTTTGAAGATAGTTACAGTGTTGTTTTTGCACCATCACGAAGTGAATATATTGGTAAAAAAGCCCATGTTTCCTGCACCTTCTGTGCAATAGCTGAAGGTAATAGTGAAGTGGATTCAAGGGTTTTATATAAAAATAACAATAACATGATAATTATGAACATGTTCCCCTACAACAGGGGTCACCTTGAAGTGGTTCCACTGGAACATGTTACAGATCTGAATAAATTAGGATCTGAGGAAATCAAGGATATCTTCGTCCTTGTACAAAGATCCATAGGGCTCATAAGGGAAGTTCTAAAACCAGATGGTATTAACGTTGGAATAAACCTCGGTAAAGCTGCAGGTTCCAGTATAAAACATTTACACATTCACATTGTGCCCCGTTTTAAAGTTGAATCCGGTTTCATGGAAACAACCGCAAATACCCGAGTTGTTGAAGAGAGTATCGATGAAACTTACACGAGGTTCATGGAAAAAATTGATATTTTGAGGGAAACCCATGAAGTATGATATGTACTATGAAATATTAGAGCAACCTAAATCATTAAAAAATACTTTGAAAGCTGAAAAAGTTCATATGAAGGAGATTGCAGATAAATTTGCAGAATTTGACAAAATTCATCTCGTAGGCTGTGGAAGCTCCCTTTCAACCTGCTTCTCAGCAAGGGATGCCATGGGTTTCCTATCAGATAAAGATATTGATGCCCACACAGGATACGAGTTTTTTTATCATAAAAACCTTAAAAAGGAGAATTCTGGAGTTTTGTTAACATCACAGTCAGGAGAAACTTCAGACACTGTAGCAGCATTACGTAAAGCCAAAGAAAACGGTTTATACACTGTTTCTATAACCAATGAGGAAGACAGTACCATGATGCATGAGTCTGATGATGCTGTACTCACCCGCTGCAACAGAGAAACAGCCATATTAGGCACAAAAACCTACATGACCCAGTTAATGTCCCTGTATGAAATTCTCTTCAGTATGGAGGGATCGGATGATGCTAAGGATGTTCTGAAGGACCTTGAAAAAATACCATCTATAACCAAGGACCTTTTAAGCAAAACTGAGGATGAAAACAGAGTTCTTGCAGAAAAATTCAAGGATGATAAGATTTTTTACTGTATGGGAAGCGGACCTAACTATGGCCTTGCATACAAAGTTGCAATGACCATGTTCATGGAAGGTGCACTCAAACATGCTTGTCCACTTTATTCTGGAGAATTCAGGCATGGGTTAATTGAAAGGGCTGAGAAGGATGTTCCAATAATGTTTTTAGATGCGGATTATTCTGGAGATGAATTAACCCATAAATCAATGGAATTTTCAGATAAAATTGGTGTGAAAAAGATTTTATATAAAATGGAAGATTATGCTGATGTTAATCCTCTTCTTGCACCATTTGTACTCGTAATTCCTATAGAATGGTTCATATATTACCTTGCACACTTCAATGGGGAAGATCCTGGAAGTACACGGCATATTGGTAAGGTAAGGTACTGATAGGTACTGCTAATTCCTCAAACAATTAATTTTTGGTAATTACAACCTATTCAATCCTTTATTTCATATTTTTGTACATATACTAGTTTTTTACACTTACTTTTTTTATTACTGATAATTTTTGTATTTAGGTTTCTATTCAGAATTGAATTTTAAAATCAACTGAAATAATGTTATTAAAATTTTTAAGAATGAACAATTAACAAGTTTATTAGAAGTAGATAATTAATGATTAATAAAAATAGCTTAATAGAAAAGAATTGAAAAAGTAGTGAAGTGAGGATATTTCAGTTTAAACTGTTTTTTAGTCTACTTTAACTTCAAAACTCTCATTCTTTTCAAGTTTTGGGAGTGTGACTGTTAAAACACCGTTTTCGAATTTTGCATTTGATTCGTTTATCAGTATTTTTGCAGGAAGCACCATCATCCTGCTTGCTTCACCATACCTTCTTTCCTTCTTGATGTAGTTAACATCCTCAACTTCAGTTTCTTCTTCGAATTTTGCACTGATCTCAATACTGTCCTCAGTTATATCAATCTTTATGTCCCCTTTTTTGACACCTGGAAGGTCTGTTTTTACGATTATGTTTTCATCGTCTTCAATTACATCCATCATTGGTTTTGCTGGAACATTCGAAGTGTAATCAGCTATCGCCTTCTCAAGCTCCTCCTGTTTCTCACGGATTGTGCCTACCATGTCGTTAAACATCTGTTCTGCTACGCCTCTTCTTTTCATCGTTAAATTCCTCCAGCTTATCCATTATTTCAGATACTCCAGTTCCCTCTGCTGCTGCAACCATCAGAGGATCTTCTACTTTATTAATATATTCATCTAAATACTTAACCCTTTCCACGAGGTCCATTTTGTTAAAAACACAGACAATTGGTGTTTTAAAAATGTGTTTTATCTCCTCAAAAAGTCGGAACTGGCTTTCAAGTGGATATCCTGAGGTTTCAGATGCATCGAAGATGAATAAAATAACATCTGCAAGGTGCTCCAGTGCAACCATTGCATTTAACTCTATTTCATTCATGTCCTTAACAGGCCTGTCCAGAAGTCCAGGAGTGTCTATGATCTGGTAACTCTGCCACCTGCGTTCGAAATGTCCTATCTGGATTCCTGTTGTTGTGAAGGGGTAATCTGCAACTTTAGGTTCTGCTGTTGTTATGTGTCTAAGCAGAGTTGATTTTCCAACGTTTGGAAATCCTGCTATTACTGCTGTTGTTGCATCAAAGTCTATTGTGGGCATGTTACGGAGTTTAGCCTTTGCAAAGTCCAGAAAATTCAGTTCATCTTCTATCCTGTAAACAACAGAGGATATACGGCCAAATGCTTCACTTCTAACTCTTGAAGCATCCTGAGGACTTGATCTTCTTACTTTAAAGACGTACTGATTTTCAAATTTTGATAGAAGTTCCACAGCCCAGTTCAAGGCTCCAAGAGACTTCTTCAGTTCGTCAACTCCCACCACAACATCTATGTAATCCTGGTAGAACATGTGCATTTCTTCAATCTTGGGGACCCTCTCAAGTATCATGTTGAAGGTTTCCTCTATAACCTGACAGGCAGTTTTAATCCTTGCTTCCTCAGTCTTCTTGGACTTCTGCTGGCGAGGAATATTAGAAGACCTTACCTTGTTTGCGGCCTTTTTAGCCCGTCTAAAACCCTTATCCAGAACTTCTTCTGGTGTTGGGATAGTTGGTATTAACATTTCATCACTCTCTTTTAAAATATCTTAATAATTCAGTTAAATTCAGTTTAAGTTAACTTTAATTGGTTAATTAATTTTTGTTAGCCTATTCAAGTTTATTATATTTTTTTAAAGTTATTAATCATGTTGATGTTAAAATAAGGTTCTAAAAATCTTAAAATGATTAAAAACTTGTTTTAAATCCATAATATTGTTAAAATCATGAACATCTACAGTTCACTCTAGGTTAATGTATGAATACTTCAATGTATAAAATGATCATGATGTGTTTAGAATAATATGTATAATGATTATTCTAGGGATTATTATGTTAAGGATTTATCACGTTTAAATGTTGTTCTTTTTTTGAACATTAAATGGATGTAAGTTAAGGGGATTTAGGTTTGCCATCCCAATTATGGATTGCATTCCTGATTTTATCCTGAATTATTCATTGAATATCTGGGAGTGGAACCTGTAAATCTTCACATCCTTAGCAAGCCAGCAGTCTGCCTGAAGCCCTGCCTTCATGCATGTGTTTGCTAAAAACTCTTCAACATTCCAACACCATTCAACTGCAACCTGCGGAAGTAAAAGTCCCCTGTATGGACCCATTTCAACTATCAATCCATCCTTACCCACTTCAACCTTTTCAATGTACTCTCGGGGATTCTCAACCATGATGATCTCTGGTTTTGTGAGCACACTGACTTCAACCTGTATGTCCTCAAATTCCCTTGGAGTTACAGGTGGAAAACGTGGATCCCTTGTTGCTGCAGATATGGCTGCATCAATAAGGCCTTCTATGAGGGGCATTACAGGTTCAGGATAACCTATACAACCCCTGAGATCCCCATTCCTCTGGAGGGTTACAAAAACCCCCATGAACTCCTTTAACTTCGCATCAATATTTCCTGGAACTTCCAGTATTCTCTTCTCATTGAGGTATGTTCCTATAGTTTCCCTTGCAATTTTTACTAGTGTTTCACCATCTTCACGAGATAAAAGATTCTTATCCTTTTTTTCTGCTTCATCTGATGCCATTACATTGCTCCTCCAACCATTGCTTTCGTAACTCTTATATGTGGGCCTCCATCTCCAACTGGTACTGTTTGACCTGCTTTTCCACAGAAACCAACTCCCATCTTGAAGTCAGATGCAACTGCATCCACGTTCATGAGTGTTTCCATTATGTTTCCAGATAATGAAACATCACGCAGTGGCTCTCCAATTTCCCCGTTCTTTATCATGAAGGATTCTGCAGCGTTGAACTGGAATATTCCCTTTCCAGTATCCACCTGTCCACCCCTTGAACCTTTAAGGTATATTCCATCCTTCATACCTTCAAGTAATTCTTCAAAGCTTTTATCACCGGGTTTGAGGTAGGTGTTACTCATACGAACCACTGGCTCGTCACCAACAGCAGACCTGGCATTTCCTGATGGTTCAATTTCAAGTTTGGATGCTGATTCCCTTGAACTCAGGAGGGATGTGAGAATTCCATCCTTAACAAGGAGGTTTTTACGTGTTTTAACTCCCTCAGCATCGTAGGGGTAGTAGCCGAAGGCATCCATACTGGCATCATCAATTATCGTAACGTGTTCCGAGCCTATTCGGGTTCCCATTTTTCCCTTGAGTATGGAATCGTTCTGGAGTATGAGATCCGCCTCTGCAGCATGACCCAGTGCTTCGTGGATGAAAACTCCTGTGAGTTCCGAGTCAAATACAACAGGAAAGCTTCCTGAAGGTGGTGAATTTGCATTGAGTAACCTAACTGCCTTGGATGCAGCAGTTCTTCCAAAATTTTCCAGATCCTCATTCTTTATGGCTTCAAATCCCTTTGCTCCACCGATACTTTTGTGGCCGAACTGTATCATTCCATTTTCTGATGCCACCGCATTTAGAAACATTGCAACCCTTGATTCATTGAGTGTTAGTGATGAACCCTCTGAACTCAGGAAAGCTGTTTTTCCCTCTGCATCAACGTAGTTGACACTGGTACTCACAACTTTATCAATATTTGCAGCTTTATCTGCATCCTGCATAACCTCTTTTTTCTCTTCAAGTGAAACATCTGACAATTTAATTTTTGCAGGAGATTTCACATTATCAACTACATTTGGAACATCTGCAAGTTTCACATCACTTTTTATTGAATTTGCAAGGCGCAGTGCAGACTCTGCTACTTCCCCCATCTTTTCCATTTGGGTTGTGAATGCAAATCCCCATGCACCACCCTTTAAAACCCTTACACAACCGCTTAGATCGGATCCAGACCGGATTTCCTGGATCTTACTATCTTTCATTATGATTGCAGTACTGTAAGTCTCATTAACCCTTATATCTGCATAATCTGCTCTTTTTTCAATGGAATTAATTGTTTTCTCCAGTAAATCTAAGTCTAATTGATCTTCCATGGTATCTCCCTTCATCTTACTGATTATACTTTTTTGATCTTCTTGGGATTATAATTTATTGATTGTTGTTGATTTTTGTATAAATTTGATATGTGCATTATTATGTGCATTATTAATTTGATATAATATTAATTTGATAAAAAATATAAAAAAATTTATAAAAAAATGATTTATAAACATAGACCACAGCATATAAAAAGTGATTTATATTATAAAACCTTAATAATAGACCGTTGATATTAAGTGAAGGGGTGCAGGTTCTAATTTTCACCATTTC
This genomic stretch from Methanobacterium aggregans harbors:
- a CDS encoding SIS domain-containing protein, whose amino-acid sequence is MKYDMYYEILEQPKSLKNTLKAEKVHMKEIADKFAEFDKIHLVGCGSSLSTCFSARDAMGFLSDKDIDAHTGYEFFYHKNLKKENSGVLLTSQSGETSDTVAALRKAKENGLYTVSITNEEDSTMMHESDDAVLTRCNRETAILGTKTYMTQLMSLYEILFSMEGSDDAKDVLKDLEKIPSITKDLLSKTEDENRVLAEKFKDDKIFYCMGSGPNYGLAYKVAMTMFMEGALKHACPLYSGEFRHGLIERAEKDVPIMFLDADYSGDELTHKSMEFSDKIGVKKILYKMEDYADVNPLLAPFVLVIPIEWFIYYLAHFNGEDPGSTRHIGKVRY
- a CDS encoding Hsp20/alpha crystallin family protein, with the translated sequence MKRRGVAEQMFNDMVGTIREKQEELEKAIADYTSNVPAKPMMDVIEDDENIIVKTDLPGVKKGDIKIDITEDSIEISAKFEEETEVEDVNYIKKERRYGEASRMMVLPAKILINESNAKFENGVLTVTLPKLEKNESFEVKVD
- a CDS encoding NOG1 family protein, with protein sequence MLIPTIPTPEEVLDKGFRRAKKAANKVRSSNIPRQQKSKKTEEARIKTACQVIEETFNMILERVPKIEEMHMFYQDYIDVVVGVDELKKSLGALNWAVELLSKFENQYVFKVRRSSPQDASRVRSEAFGRISSVVYRIEDELNFLDFAKAKLRNMPTIDFDATTAVIAGFPNVGKSTLLRHITTAEPKVADYPFTTTGIQIGHFERRWQSYQIIDTPGLLDRPVKDMNEIELNAMVALEHLADVILFIFDASETSGYPLESQFRLFEEIKHIFKTPIVCVFNKMDLVERVKYLDEYINKVEDPLMVAAAEGTGVSEIMDKLEEFNDEKKRRSRTDV
- a CDS encoding thiamine-phosphate synthase family protein, giving the protein MEIKNIEMAIEVLEKSPEFADLVPEVRSNIVMAKEGAKETKDVAGVPGRITTVKGWPKSFMKPDFGVSSHMARLVLSMMKHDPQRRSALNIRYSEEIVDICRKLGLKVSSYNRHHEPEDVVNFEGGTIPWGVEEAIDKLGDIPDVVYHTGGWGKEPMVCLTGPDALEVAKTAVCISKLYSVRVKKSKNETHTKSERNLLKNSMTISGSFEDSYSVVFAPSRSEYIGKKAHVSCTFCAIAEGNSEVDSRVLYKNNNNMIIMNMFPYNRGHLEVVPLEHVTDLNKLGSEEIKDIFVLVQRSIGLIREVLKPDGINVGINLGKAAGSSIKHLHIHIVPRFKVESGFMETTANTRVVEESIDETYTRFMEKIDILRETHEV
- a CDS encoding TIGR00296 family protein; its protein translation is MASDEAEKKDKNLLSREDGETLVKIARETIGTYLNEKRILEVPGNIDAKLKEFMGVFVTLQRNGDLRGCIGYPEPVMPLIEGLIDAAISAATRDPRFPPVTPREFEDIQVEVSVLTKPEIIMVENPREYIEKVEVGKDGLIVEMGPYRGLLLPQVAVEWCWNVEEFLANTCMKAGLQADCWLAKDVKIYRFHSQIFNE
- a CDS encoding TldD/PmbA family protein produces the protein MEDQLDLDLLEKTINSIEKRADYADIRVNETYSTAIIMKDSKIQEIRSGSDLSGCVRVLKGGAWGFAFTTQMEKMGEVAESALRLANSIKSDVKLADVPNVVDNVKSPAKIKLSDVSLEEKKEVMQDADKAANIDKVVSTSVNYVDAEGKTAFLSSEGSSLTLNESRVAMFLNAVASENGMIQFGHKSIGGAKGFEAIKNEDLENFGRTAASKAVRLLNANSPPSGSFPVVFDSELTGVFIHEALGHAAEADLILQNDSILKGKMGTRIGSEHVTIIDDASMDAFGYYPYDAEGVKTRKNLLVKDGILTSLLSSRESASKLEIEPSGNARSAVGDEPVVRMSNTYLKPGDKSFEELLEGMKDGIYLKGSRGGQVDTGKGIFQFNAAESFMIKNGEIGEPLRDVSLSGNIMETLMNVDAVASDFKMGVGFCGKAGQTVPVGDGGPHIRVTKAMVGGAM